The segment AGCTAACATGTTTCTAATTgtgcttgtttgtttttaaggtGATTGTGGAGAAGGCAGAAAGAAGTGATATACCAAACAtagacaagaaaaagtaagtagAGTGGATAACTTTCTGATTCTATTCACTTCTCACCTTTGCCACCTCTCACATTTAGGGGAATCCAACACAAACAGTTTCTAGTTTCAACACACATACATTCCTGCAGGTGGCACGCACAAAGCTGAAATATGACTTGATCGTCATAACCTCAGAGAACCCAAGGACGATTGTAACACTGATGAATGTAAAATTTTACTTGTGTGAAAGTGGAACACCATATAACCTATGGTTTCTGTCTTCATGATACTTTGCTTTCATGAACATTAAATTTCTCTGGCTAGCGGTTTCTAGAAGTTTCTTCTTTGCATTTCATGATTGTCAGAATACACAAGTGGTGTcgccttaatttttttctcctgcTTCTGACCCTTGCCGCCCATTTTCGCTGTAAAGACTTACCTGATTGCCTAAACATCACCGATCCGAGCCTACCATTCAGCACCCAACCACCtctctagtttttattttgctttttatctTTGTTATACTACTGTGGAATGGCTTATCTTTCTGTCTTTTAATTATGGCCATCTTCTAAACAGTTTAGCcctagaaaatatatatgttatttattaCCTGGATTATGATAAGCTGCTATGCTTGATGATATTGGGTTTCCCCCCCTATATTCTGAACCTGAAAATTGCAGGTACCTTGTTCCGGCTGACCTGACTGTGGGGCAGTTTGTCTATGTCATCCGCAAAAGGATCAAGTTGAGCGCAGAAAAGGCAATCTTTATATTTGTGGATAATGTCCTCCCACCAACAGGTAAACTCATGCACATATGTTGTCTTTCTCATTTAGATGTTGTAATTGGCATTTTGATTGGTAAAGGTGCATggaattgtcattttttttgttgtctgcAGGTGCTATCATGTCTGCCATATATGAAGAGAAAAAGGATGAAGATGGGTTTCTCTATGTTACCTACAGTGGAGAGAACACTTTCGGAACTCAGATTCCACTGTAGCCATCTGTGGTTGCCTCGTTTCTTTCCTGGTTTCACCAAATTTGATTTCATAACTATTGTCTACATCGCCATGTGTCAATAGTTCTTTATTCTGCctaaatatacatatatttccAGTCATGTATATAAGCTTGACAAATCCTTTCAATCTTAAATCATCTTTAATACTTCTTCACTGGATGCCTTTGAATCTCATGATTTCTATTTCAGcttttatcttgaaaataaagaGTATTAATCCAACTGAAATGTGAAAATGATGTCAAGTCGTTGACTCCAGAAGATGGTGAATATATTGAGGCCTTAGTGATAGTCCGGTGCGGGGTCATTCTGGAGGGATGGCCATTTGGTAGTTTGAAAACTCTCAGGTATCATTGTAGTGGCCATAGCATCAGGGATGTTGCCATTGCACATTATTGCGGATGTAACAATGCAGTACCGGGCTTCTGTCGTGTAGGAGTTTTTGCCCTCTTCAAAATTAGTAGACTTTGCAACCCGGAACCACTGCTAAATGAATTAATCTGTGAAgggattgattgaaaaataaaatacacggTTGCCGGGATCAAACCCTGGTCGCTAGCGTCAGAGGCCCGGGTCGCTAATCACTATGTTACAACGACCTTGACGCGCGAAAATTAACCAGTCCTGCGCTAAACTAGAGGATTTAGTCAAAACCGGCCAAGGACTTCCAAGGagttaatatctaaaaatataattaaaaccgGCCAAGGACTTCCAAGGAgttaatatcttaaaatttaaattataaggtgaaattttataaaatagtctTGTTATATCCATTAACATGATAGTTGATAGTGTTTGGAAA is part of the Populus nigra chromosome 8, ddPopNigr1.1, whole genome shotgun sequence genome and harbors:
- the LOC133700627 gene encoding autophagy-related protein 8f; this translates as MAKSYFKQEHDLEKRRAEAARIREKYPDRIPVIVEKAERSDIPNIDKKKYLVPADLTVGQFVYVIRKRIKLSAEKAIFIFVDNVLPPTGAIMSAIYEEKKDEDGFLYVTYSGENTFGTQIPL